A stretch of the Sphingobacterium thalpophilum genome encodes the following:
- a CDS encoding DUF3592 domain-containing protein — translation MWQYYLILGLGLVFLLLAIFSFRNTMAFLKNGAKATATVTDLHSYESEGEVFAPVFTFRTKDNQLITFELAEGNDPPAWKIGETTTVIYDPHDPSKVSLYGYFRIFIWTIVSLSIAFPLIVTGGGYFIASRFIL, via the coding sequence ATGTGGCAGTATTATTTAATCCTTGGCTTAGGATTAGTTTTCCTTTTACTTGCAATATTTAGCTTCCGCAATACAATGGCATTTTTAAAAAATGGCGCTAAAGCTACAGCAACAGTAACCGATCTTCACAGCTATGAATCCGAAGGCGAAGTATTTGCACCGGTATTCACCTTTCGGACAAAAGACAACCAATTAATTACATTTGAATTGGCAGAAGGAAATGATCCTCCGGCCTGGAAGATAGGGGAAACGACCACTGTAATTTATGATCCCCACGATCCCTCAAAAGTATCGCTATATGGTTATTTTCGGATTTTTATTTGGACTATAGTTTCGCTTTCAATAGCTTTTCCATTAATAGTAACTGGTGGTGGCTATTTTATCGCTTCGAGATTTATCCTTTAA
- a CDS encoding DUF6850 family outer membrane beta-barrel protein produces MDYSFAFNSFSINSNWWWLFYRFEIYPLRATSKNYNTRGIYNEAAIKFEASLNIVGRRSNDYLSFYSERVEGSDLLSDLSTNLSKSNYEVQAWTNRLTYMKETKKSSKLNYQIALGLEHYFLNRQDHASGIDVSNHIIKTSLPLGLTVRRNYEEKWVINFNPNIQIPVSGKLTYSENALNNFIRDVIFWDYNYLNTSNYGADFSVEFISKRIVKDYNLGVFGGWKYQRGKVSGYLNRQQYEIGMRMYL; encoded by the coding sequence TTGGACTATAGTTTCGCTTTCAATAGCTTTTCCATTAATAGTAACTGGTGGTGGCTATTTTATCGCTTCGAGATTTATCCTTTAAGGGCCACTTCCAAGAATTATAACACACGGGGTATCTACAATGAGGCAGCCATTAAATTCGAGGCCAGCCTTAATATCGTAGGGAGACGAAGTAATGATTATCTTAGCTTTTATAGTGAAAGGGTAGAGGGATCAGATCTACTGTCAGATTTATCAACTAACCTGAGCAAAAGTAACTATGAAGTGCAGGCTTGGACCAATCGTTTGACTTATATGAAAGAAACCAAGAAATCGAGCAAGCTGAACTATCAAATCGCGCTAGGGTTGGAACATTATTTTTTAAATCGTCAGGATCATGCCTCCGGGATAGATGTAAGCAATCATATCATTAAAACCAGTTTGCCCTTGGGATTGACTGTAAGGCGGAATTATGAGGAAAAATGGGTGATCAACTTTAACCCCAATATTCAGATTCCTGTCTCCGGTAAACTGACCTATTCAGAAAATGCTTTGAATAACTTCATCCGGGACGTTATCTTTTGGGACTATAACTATTTGAATACATCCAACTATGGTGCTGATTTTAGCGTTGAATTTATATCAAAACGTATTGTTAAAGATTACAACCTGGGTGTTTTTGGTGGATGGAAGTATCAACGAGGGAAGGTGAGTGGATATTTGAACCGACAACAGTACGAAATAGGTATGAGGATGTATCTCTAA
- a CDS encoding OsmC family protein, with product MSKKHHYKLNLIWTGNLGSGTSSYNAYSRDHEINAKGKPVLLSSSDPSFRGNKSRYNPEELLVASLSSCHMLWYLHLCSVNGVVVIDYVEEATGTMQETAEGSGAFTEVSLNPVVTVANEDMIELAQSLHSKANELCFIANSCNFPVYHNPQCKVLK from the coding sequence ATGAGCAAAAAACACCACTATAAACTGAACCTGATTTGGACGGGAAACTTAGGTTCAGGGACTTCCAGTTACAACGCTTACAGTAGAGACCACGAAATAAATGCGAAAGGAAAACCAGTATTGCTTTCGTCTTCAGATCCTTCATTTAGAGGGAATAAATCTCGCTACAATCCCGAGGAACTATTGGTAGCCTCGTTATCATCTTGTCACATGCTTTGGTACCTACATCTTTGCTCTGTAAATGGTGTCGTAGTCATTGATTATGTTGAAGAGGCTACCGGAACCATGCAAGAAACAGCGGAAGGCAGCGGAGCTTTTACAGAGGTATCACTAAACCCAGTTGTAACTGTAGCCAATGAAGATATGATTGAGCTGGCTCAGTCATTGCATTCGAAAGCTAATGAGTTGTGCTTTATCGCAAATTCTTGTAATTTCCCGGTGTATCATAACCCCCAATGTAAGGTTCTGAAATAA